One segment of Leptospiraceae bacterium DNA contains the following:
- a CDS encoding VTT domain-containing protein, whose product MDKDLRKLIFQSILAIIIIVGFVIVLAHMLNEPITQFSKLFVDYLGIWGVGLGILISDSLPAFMIPDAFLILGVVGNLGDLEVILFSSIGSIIGGSNSYAIGRYIIPKFRHGRHLIIKHEKKLIPYLEKYGVWAVVIAATTPLPYSWMCIVVGSFKMEYSKFLVCSLTRFPRFIVYYYAIKFGWVETIVFWISGLQTSLIG is encoded by the coding sequence ATGGATAAAGATTTACGTAAATTGATTTTTCAATCAATATTGGCCATTATAATAATTGTTGGTTTTGTGATTGTATTAGCTCACATGCTGAATGAACCTATAACACAATTCTCTAAATTATTTGTCGATTATCTGGGTATTTGGGGAGTTGGCCTTGGCATTCTAATAAGCGACTCACTTCCTGCTTTTATGATACCTGACGCATTTTTAATATTGGGGGTTGTTGGGAACTTAGGAGATTTAGAAGTAATTCTATTTAGCTCTATTGGAAGTATTATAGGCGGATCAAACTCTTATGCAATTGGACGTTATATAATTCCTAAATTTCGACACGGTCGACATCTCATTATTAAACACGAAAAAAAACTAATACCATACTTAGAAAAATATGGCGTATGGGCAGTAGTTATAGCTGCAACAACTCCTCTTCCGTATTCTTGGATGTGCATTGTAGTAGGAAGTTTTAAAATGGAATATTCAAAATTTTTAGTCTGTAGCCTAACGCGTTTTCCTCGGTTTATAGTATATTACTATGCCATAAAATTCGGATGGGTTGAAACTATCGTATTTTGGATTTCGGGACTCCAAACTTCACTGATTGGATAG
- a CDS encoding DUF4384 domain-containing protein, producing the protein MKKNLFILIILFNLPIFASGKLNVAVIGHASELSAKLEALLVNTDFLQPIERNRIDALFKEMKLGQQGILKEGTYAKAGESLGAKYLILVEKGSVSFRLVHTQSSRILGSWSGLSDSTTEELLAVLEREKSFQELAQLKASGKRDYKIELTNAIGSKDNGGAVLGEELQVEFIVRSKQEKTAYVTILVYGQDGSVLQLFPNKYQSDNKISTNTEFQFPPKDAPKKYKLLASTPVGEDTMVIIASDTPVVLENSVQQGIYKGNTKSLAGTKGITLKLDTNDKMKYDVNRVVFAIREK; encoded by the coding sequence ATGAAGAAGAATTTATTTATTTTAATTATTTTATTTAATTTACCAATATTTGCATCCGGCAAATTAAACGTTGCCGTTATTGGTCATGCTTCCGAACTGAGTGCAAAGTTAGAAGCATTATTGGTTAATACTGATTTCCTCCAACCTATAGAAAGAAATCGTATTGATGCTCTTTTTAAAGAGATGAAACTTGGACAACAAGGAATATTAAAAGAAGGGACTTATGCAAAGGCGGGAGAGAGTTTAGGTGCAAAGTATTTAATTTTAGTTGAAAAAGGATCCGTTTCATTTAGATTAGTTCATACTCAATCTTCTAGAATTTTAGGGAGTTGGAGCGGATTATCTGATTCTACCACAGAAGAATTATTAGCAGTATTAGAGAGAGAAAAGTCCTTTCAAGAATTAGCTCAACTAAAGGCATCGGGCAAAAGAGACTATAAAATTGAACTCACAAATGCGATAGGCTCTAAGGACAATGGAGGTGCCGTCCTCGGGGAGGAGTTGCAGGTAGAATTTATCGTTAGATCAAAACAAGAAAAAACAGCCTACGTAACTATCTTAGTATATGGTCAGGATGGTTCTGTTTTGCAATTATTTCCGAACAAGTACCAGTCGGATAATAAAATTTCTACTAACACAGAGTTTCAATTTCCACCGAAAGATGCGCCTAAAAAATATAAACTGTTGGCCTCGACTCCTGTTGGCGAAGATACTATGGTGATCATTGCTTCTGATACTCCAGTAGTTTTAGAGAATTCAGTTCAACAAGGGATTTATAAAGGAAATACAAAAAGTCTAGCGGGGACAAAAGGTATTACCCTCAAGTTAGATACGAATGATAAAATGAAATATGATGTGAATCGAGTAGTTTTTGCAATTAGAGAAAAATAG
- the mutL gene encoding DNA mismatch repair endonuclease MutL, protein MGIIQELDINLINKIAAGEVIESAHSVIKELLENSIDAVSTQIDIQTDSAGLSKILVSDNGTGISEDDLELSIRRHATSKIRKMEDLESVETFGFRGEALSSIASVSKLKMTTGTQEDKPAIQVFCEKGIILEKKNVTGFKGTKIEVEDLFYNTPVRRKFLKSEKAEDKKIKDRIAITAVANPSIGFRYIQNEKEIFNLKPESVKERIVSIFGDNLENHLLEISSEKKGLKAFGFISDPEFYKSNRSGQYLFVNGRPIEMKYSSYLLKKAYDELIPTGAHPWCFLFFEIDPRHIDVNVHPTKKEIRFLDEEGFNSFFLQMVHAELNSKTPVGILEMRKRFFHEGKRADSMARANSLLSSNTGMFQNSVSQFESKPVQEILHNDLYKEAPEQTSFSIEKVGAGTNLQQLTTNQQSRREFIPKKHFGIIFETFILAEAEDGIYIIDQHTAHERIRYEEVINQLRNKNLTQQLLTPIRIDLSLGDAEEILERKQEYAKVGITLDDLGGGTILVREIPVFLDPGKEKETILDFLNRTKGEKVLEKELYDLMAKCVACRSAIKKGDHMSDHILGEILNRLSYCENPSRCPHGRPTLIKLTRDDLEKMFHRK, encoded by the coding sequence ATGGGGATCATTCAAGAACTAGATATAAATCTAATCAATAAAATCGCGGCTGGAGAAGTAATCGAATCCGCGCACTCGGTAATTAAAGAGTTATTAGAAAACTCCATTGATGCAGTTTCTACTCAAATCGATATACAAACAGACTCGGCAGGACTTTCAAAAATTTTAGTTTCGGATAATGGAACTGGGATAAGTGAAGACGATTTAGAACTTAGCATTAGACGTCATGCGACAAGCAAAATTCGAAAAATGGAAGATTTAGAATCAGTTGAAACTTTTGGATTTCGAGGGGAAGCTCTTTCGTCTATTGCTTCTGTTTCAAAATTAAAAATGACTACCGGAACACAAGAGGATAAACCAGCAATACAGGTATTTTGCGAAAAAGGTATTATTTTAGAGAAAAAAAATGTAACAGGTTTTAAAGGAACCAAAATTGAAGTAGAAGATTTATTTTACAATACTCCCGTTAGGCGCAAGTTCTTAAAATCAGAAAAAGCTGAAGACAAAAAAATTAAAGACAGAATTGCAATCACAGCAGTTGCAAACCCTTCTATTGGTTTTCGTTACATTCAAAATGAAAAAGAAATTTTTAATTTAAAACCAGAATCCGTTAAGGAAAGAATTGTATCCATTTTTGGAGATAATTTAGAAAACCATTTACTAGAAATATCCTCTGAGAAAAAAGGATTAAAAGCTTTCGGATTTATAAGCGACCCAGAATTTTACAAATCAAATCGTAGTGGACAGTATTTATTTGTCAATGGACGCCCGATTGAGATGAAATACAGTTCCTACTTACTAAAAAAAGCTTACGATGAATTAATTCCAACTGGCGCACATCCTTGGTGTTTTTTATTTTTTGAAATCGACCCAAGGCATATTGATGTCAATGTCCATCCAACCAAAAAAGAAATTCGATTCCTAGATGAAGAAGGATTTAATTCATTTTTTTTGCAAATGGTGCATGCAGAATTAAATTCAAAAACTCCAGTTGGGATTCTAGAAATGAGAAAACGATTTTTTCATGAAGGAAAAAGAGCCGATTCAATGGCTAGGGCTAATAGTTTATTATCCTCAAATACGGGAATGTTTCAAAATTCAGTTTCGCAATTTGAATCAAAACCAGTTCAAGAAATTCTACACAATGATTTATATAAAGAAGCACCAGAACAAACTTCCTTTTCTATTGAAAAAGTCGGAGCTGGAACCAACTTACAACAATTAACCACCAACCAACAAAGTAGAAGGGAATTTATTCCTAAAAAACACTTTGGTATTATTTTTGAAACTTTTATTTTAGCAGAAGCTGAAGATGGAATTTACATAATTGATCAACACACTGCCCACGAAAGAATTCGTTACGAAGAGGTAATAAACCAACTTCGAAATAAAAATCTCACCCAACAGCTACTTACTCCAATTCGAATTGATTTGTCCTTAGGTGATGCAGAAGAAATTTTAGAAAGAAAACAAGAATACGCTAAAGTAGGAATAACTTTGGATGATTTAGGCGGAGGGACTATATTAGTCCGCGAAATTCCAGTATTTTTAGATCCCGGCAAAGAAAAAGAAACCATTCTAGATTTTTTAAACAGAACCAAAGGGGAAAAGGTATTAGAAAAAGAGTTGTACGATTTAATGGCAAAATGTGTGGCATGTAGATCCGCAATAAAAAAAGGAGATCATATGTCAGACCATATATTGGGAGAAATTCTGAATCGTCTGAGTTATTGTGAAAACCCTTCTCGTTGCCCACATGGTAGACCTACCTTAATTAAATTAACTCGTGACGATTTAGAAAAAATGTTTCACAGGAAATAG
- a CDS encoding SDR family oxidoreductase, with protein sequence MSLLAMLKPKGKNGFGYSTTAEEVTEGISLSGKTILVTGCNSGLGKETIRVLALRGAKIIGTARTKEKAETAIKDISGKDHLALECELANPTSVKLCAAEIKKQKIKLDVIICNAGIMALPKLEKAFEYELQFFTNHIGHFLLVTSLLNDLTEDGRVIILSSEAHRNAPKEGINFENLAGEKYYSAWTFYGQSKFANLLFAKELARKFSGTKKTAYAVHPGVIKTNLARSMNPILQTIFGLGEHLVLKNIQQGAATECYLASNPSVITQSGNYFADCNTKVPRKDAENDQLAKKLWEVSEKIIADFV encoded by the coding sequence ATGTCATTACTAGCAATGTTAAAACCAAAAGGAAAAAATGGATTTGGATATAGCACAACAGCTGAAGAAGTTACAGAAGGAATTTCTTTATCAGGCAAAACTATTTTAGTCACCGGTTGTAATTCAGGTCTCGGCAAAGAAACAATCCGAGTTTTAGCTCTTCGTGGAGCAAAAATAATAGGAACAGCTAGAACAAAGGAAAAGGCAGAAACTGCTATTAAGGATATTAGCGGCAAAGATCATTTAGCCTTGGAATGTGAGTTAGCTAACCCTACAAGTGTAAAATTGTGTGCGGCTGAAATAAAAAAACAAAAAATAAAACTAGACGTAATTATATGTAATGCTGGTATTATGGCTTTACCAAAACTCGAAAAAGCATTTGAATATGAATTACAATTTTTCACAAATCATATTGGACATTTTTTATTAGTTACAAGTTTATTAAATGACTTAACAGAAGATGGTCGCGTAATAATTCTAAGTAGTGAAGCCCATAGAAATGCTCCCAAAGAAGGTATAAATTTCGAAAATTTAGCTGGGGAAAAATATTATAGTGCGTGGACTTTTTATGGACAATCAAAATTTGCCAATTTACTTTTCGCTAAGGAACTAGCTAGAAAATTTTCCGGAACAAAAAAAACAGCCTATGCAGTCCATCCGGGTGTAATCAAAACTAACCTCGCAAGAAGTATGAATCCAATCCTACAAACTATATTTGGATTAGGAGAACATTTGGTTTTGAAAAACATTCAGCAAGGAGCAGCTACAGAGTGTTACCTGGCATCTAACCCATCCGTTATCACTCAGTCCGGAAATTATTTTGCTGATTGTAATACCAAAGTCCCAAGAAAAGACGCAGAGAATGACCAGTTAGCTAAAAAACTCTGGGAAGTATCAGAAAAAATAATTGCAGATTTTGTATGA
- the hslV gene encoding ATP-dependent protease subunit HslV: MKNKFYPDFHSTTILCVRRDGKVALAGDGQVSMGQTVMKHTAKKVRRMFHDQIITGFAGSAADAFTLFELFEKKVTAFNGSLSRSVVELAREWRTDRMLRKLEALLIVADKEESYLVSGTGDVISPDEGILAIGSGGNYAYSAARALYSKTSLSAKEIVMESMKITADICVYTNHNITLEEIE; encoded by the coding sequence ATGAAAAATAAATTTTACCCTGATTTTCATTCCACTACTATCCTTTGTGTTCGCAGAGATGGAAAAGTTGCTCTTGCCGGCGATGGACAAGTCTCGATGGGACAAACTGTCATGAAACACACTGCTAAAAAAGTTCGACGCATGTTTCATGATCAAATTATTACCGGCTTTGCTGGTTCTGCCGCCGATGCATTTACTCTTTTTGAATTATTCGAAAAAAAAGTCACAGCATTTAACGGGAGTCTCTCTAGAAGTGTTGTTGAATTAGCTAGAGAATGGCGCACGGACAGGATGTTACGCAAACTTGAAGCGTTGCTAATTGTTGCAGATAAAGAGGAGTCTTATTTGGTATCAGGTACAGGGGATGTAATTTCCCCGGATGAAGGGATTCTCGCTATAGGTTCTGGAGGCAACTATGCATACTCCGCTGCTCGTGCATTGTATTCCAAAACTTCTCTTAGCGCTAAAGAAATTGTTATGGAATCAATGAAAATTACTGCGGATATTTGTGTATATACAAATCACAACATTACATTAGAAGAAATAGAATGA
- a CDS encoding transcriptional repressor, which translates to MKKLTSHRKIILENMQSRTDHPTAKMVYDSIRENVKSLSFATVYNSLEYLYKNGYIKKVDSFSESAHFDAILEKHSHLICKKCNQIIDYPDIDISDKLISIKDVFAPEDIAITIRGLCKTCVNK; encoded by the coding sequence ATGAAAAAGCTCACTAGTCATAGAAAAATTATATTAGAAAATATGCAATCTCGCACAGACCATCCAACAGCAAAAATGGTCTATGACTCAATTCGTGAAAATGTAAAGTCATTGAGTTTTGCTACAGTTTATAATTCTCTAGAATACTTATACAAAAATGGATACATAAAAAAAGTAGACTCTTTTTCTGAATCAGCTCATTTTGACGCAATCTTAGAAAAACACTCTCATTTAATTTGTAAAAAATGTAATCAAATTATTGACTATCCAGACATTGATATTTCAGATAAGTTAATTTCAATAAAAGATGTATTTGCTCCGGAAGATATTGCAATCACAATTCGCGGCCTTTGCAAAACCTGTGTTAATAAATAA